In Spirosoma aureum, a single genomic region encodes these proteins:
- the ruvA gene encoding Holliday junction branch migration protein RuvA, protein MIAYLDGVLAYKETTYVIIDVHGVGYAVHISLQTYSTLPGGGERVKLFTHHLFREDAQILYGFAIADEKALFLDLIGVSGVGPNTALGMLSAMQPADLRLAILGENVRAVQAIKGIGAKTAQRIILELRDKMKKSGVVPDGPTYRQQPAGNPVREEALAALVALGFPKPTAEKSVDDALKADPNLSVEDVIRRALR, encoded by the coding sequence ATGATTGCTTACTTAGACGGAGTGCTGGCCTACAAAGAAACGACGTACGTCATTATCGACGTGCATGGTGTAGGATACGCAGTCCATATCTCCCTCCAAACCTATTCGACACTGCCCGGCGGTGGCGAACGGGTTAAATTATTTACGCACCACCTTTTCCGCGAAGACGCTCAGATACTATACGGATTTGCCATCGCCGACGAAAAAGCACTGTTTCTGGATCTGATTGGCGTTTCGGGCGTTGGTCCGAACACAGCGCTGGGTATGCTATCGGCGATGCAACCAGCCGACCTGCGGCTGGCCATTCTGGGAGAGAACGTTCGGGCGGTACAGGCCATCAAAGGTATTGGTGCCAAAACGGCCCAGCGCATCATTCTCGAGCTACGCGATAAAATGAAAAAATCGGGCGTTGTTCCCGACGGTCCGACGTATCGTCAGCAACCTGCGGGCAACCCTGTTCGCGAGGAAGCACTGGCGGCCTTAGTCGCACTGGGCTTTCCGAAACCAACAGCCGAGAAGAGTGTAGACGATGCCCTGAAAGCCGATCCAAATCTGAGTGTAGAGGATGTTATCCGGCGAGCATTGCGGTAG
- a CDS encoding transposase gives MEGLDKVTSEKWILPYLSLGQRGKDIKVEMSTLIDAILHKLKTGCQWRQLPVKPFFDDQTLTWQGVYYHFNEWRKDGSWKRVWLNVLRLNKRFLDLSSLQLDGWHTPAKKGGQAVGYQGRKAAKTTTSLFLADNTGLMLACATPQAGNHHDLFEIQKLFEELCLLLESANINLKDLFLNADSEFDAQNLRLSCANRASNANSGVNPRSANEPAIEWGYFDEELYKRRSVLEHAKAWLDSFKTLLVRYETNVENWLWFHWLAFVVLFLRRINRKKKS, from the coding sequence ATGGAAGGCTTGGACAAAGTTACGAGTGAAAAATGGATACTGCCCTACCTGAGCTTGGGCCAGCGCGGCAAAGACATTAAAGTGGAGATGAGCACCTTGATTGATGCCATTTTGCACAAACTCAAAACAGGTTGTCAGTGGAGGCAATTGCCTGTTAAACCGTTTTTTGATGACCAAACACTGACTTGGCAAGGTGTCTATTACCATTTCAACGAGTGGCGTAAAGATGGGTCCTGGAAGCGAGTTTGGCTCAATGTGTTGAGACTCAACAAGCGATTTTTGGACTTGTCGAGTCTCCAACTTGATGGCTGGCACACCCCAGCCAAAAAGGGTGGTCAGGCGGTAGGCTATCAAGGCCGCAAAGCGGCTAAGACAACGACGAGTTTGTTTCTGGCCGATAACACGGGCCTGATGCTGGCTTGTGCTACCCCACAAGCCGGTAATCATCATGACCTGTTTGAGATTCAGAAACTTTTTGAGGAATTGTGTCTGCTGCTGGAGTCGGCCAACATTAATCTTAAAGACCTGTTTCTCAATGCCGATAGTGAGTTCGACGCCCAGAATTTGCGCCTGAGTTGTGCCAACCGAGCAAGCAACGCCAACAGTGGGGTCAACCCCCGTTCGGCCAATGAGCCGGCGATAGAATGGGGCTATTTTGACGAAGAACTCTACAAACGGCGTTCTGTGCTTGAACATGCCAAGGCTTGGCTTGACAGTTTCAAGACCCTGCTTGTCCGTTATGAGACGAATGTAGAGAATTGGCTCTGGTTCCATTGGTTGGCCTTTGTGGTGTTATTTTTGAGAAGAATCAACCGAAAAAAGAAATCCTAA
- the sov gene encoding T9SS outer membrane translocon Sov/SprA translates to MNTCFPAVGRIVFTRNRTLIPILWIVLGTGLAIAQNQPTPTRRGAAGRRQQAAQDSARAEARRRATMRADSIKQAIKDRTDSIRAVRSANRRPTVNWPDRRATRFSERPSRSPFILRDPKGVSTDFHFDPEGKVNIAERVRSGVSLSGPPTPNSVQGRTNIATPGSSTAVFPDAAAPSTTPPGTISPGIPVPGLALPPSQFGMPYRPSESVPLSTYNQLQNQRVGQNVLREYSARSEGQSAVTGRGLIPKLELPPVIDRLFGGSNIDFKPNGFVTLDFGYLYQFIDNPVLPIRQRRNGNFLFNEQISINFNGKIGEKLGVLANFDTKASFNFENALKVNYKPGGGLPAFGTGQGLPNLPNLPTTPNLPGVPGANGSLPGFTPQNESILQGLEVGNISWAVNSQLIPGVQNLFGVKSQLRFGKLNATVVLSQQRSRKAEIVLRGGTSNRPFEIRADQYDENRHFFLSQFFRNIYEQSLKSLPQVTSGVNVTRIEVYVTNRTNTTESLRNIVGFQDLGEGNPYNQTNANLQPFSRNARTPADNAANGLFTKLTGNANAPFRQVDQTSDQLTTSYGLAKGTDYDFLRGSKRLTDREYKLQADLGYISLVTPLRNDEILAVAYEYTYQGRRYKVGELTEDYQSRKDDEVLVLKLLKSSTIRNNLQLPMWNLMMKNIYSLNTAQIVRQGFQLRIIYKDDLTGIDNPNLQEGRLTQNRPLVQVFGMDRLNQQLDAQPDGNFDFVENITVDSRYGKVIFPVLEPFGSYLERQFGADEDALKAKYVFNQLYKTTLADAQQQADRNKFFLKGSFQSGSGAEVQLPYGVNEQSITVTAGGVPLSPGADYVFEAQTGRLRIVNESVSNSGREIRISYEQPDLFQNQIRSLIGTHLDYTINRDISLGFTAMHMKETPAGYLTRVALGNEPVNNTILGLSANIRKDVPGLTRLLDKLPMVQTKELSTIQVSGEVAQLLPGTNPRARNESYLDDFEAARTIFDLTRQPTRWRLGATPQQFPQGSFQTPLESAYNRARMSVYSVDPTLYTPGSQGVVSNVDPDEVKKNVYERYFLPQDLFPGRSVRPVQLPESILDVSYFPAERGMYNYNPNLDPNGRLPNPKQNFGAVTRAIASDIDFDNANIENLTFWLMDPFVQGTAGVVRGSGDPTVQNTNNTTGGKLIFNIGDVSEDVIKDSRYEFENGFPIDSTVNSRNPGTEQTAWGRAPNQQFVTNAFQSGGRDRQDIGLDGLGNTAEKTRFQSYLNTIRTRVTNPTALSAIEQDPAGDDFKFYLGEEADQQRYIVARYKNYMGMENNSPENTSTNQFLTPASSTLPDIEDLNIDNTINDTEAYYEYELDLRPGKLAVGQNKYIVDQVTVQSDNVPGGFVTWYQFRIPIREPTRKVGGINGFKSMRFIRMYMTDFEQPVVMRFAELQMEANQYRKYTGDLNQRGLQEVPEPYDAQFTVSTVNIEENSSTQAAQQGGEKYIYTVPPGYVRDRDYTQVSQVELNEQSMRMSVTNLRDGDSRGAFRNTNMDLLFRERIKMFVHMHNPDKEDGQVSAFVRLGTDYTDNYYEIEIPNLIHTPPNLTGDAATDEALRLQVWPEANNLDLALEELINLKASRNRELTRRTSLPYSLMSADGHYRLTVVGNPDLSAVQSVMIGMRNPRIIGDGERPKSFTIWVDELRAYGYDQHAGMAAIGFVNMKLADVATVTASGRITTFGFGGVQTRIGDRARETTSEFGVSSAISLDKFLPQNWGFRIPLYVNYDHRNVDPHFDPLDPDTPLETSLSTKAEGNERNSYRQLVQDNTTRRGYNFSNVRKVKTSPTAKSHFYDFENLSFTYAYNDMKRTNILTQEYLQQQTRGGIAYTYSGQPKTFEPFRNKASFDAPYLRWLKDFNLTPLPTLVSIRTDMDRSFIKTQLRSSDLTTNGIAPQYEKYFLFNRYYDLTWNLTRSLVLTYKAQANAIIDEPAGDINTQAKRDSIINSIKHLGRMKNFVQDIRATYRLPLDKIPLLDWMSADAIYGVGYQFQANSFGVADSSGVPFGNILRNNRERGVTGRVDLIRLYNKIRYLRFANTPSPIRKNFARNPGDIEDIERSESKVLKNFTRALLTVRGINFSYTIQESTILPGFLPTPRFFGLSRENAPGLGFVLGGQDYNIAYKAAQKGWLSPSTVQNTAFQQTIAKNFSARTTLEPFKDFRMQVEWRLTRSDAYQEYYRPATQGGPFETQSPVRNGQFSMSFWSFRTAFIGLRKDNTSPIFDRFEEYRQYFLDRLTNLNKEGVGQYTKTSQDVLIPAFFAAYSGQPKEKAQLSPFYSFPLPNWRIDYNGLSGLDFIRKKFSAFTITHSYSSNYSVGNFISNLEYGAAYVNLAVQNFSPAAIVNQLNQYVPVVAMSTITMSEKFAPMLGVQFQTKSRVTGRLEYNQSRDIALSLSNSQVAELSNKDLTASIGFTRQNVRIPFRINGAYKRLKNDLTFSCNVTFRDTRSIQRKLDAEQIITAGNVNFQLRPQISYIVNRRLNFNFYFDRTFNDPLVSNSFRRATTAGGIQVKFNLAE, encoded by the coding sequence ATGAATACCTGTTTCCCAGCCGTAGGGAGAATTGTGTTTACACGAAACAGGACGCTAATACCCATACTATGGATTGTACTGGGTACTGGTCTGGCTATAGCTCAAAACCAGCCTACCCCTACCCGACGGGGAGCCGCTGGCCGTCGTCAACAGGCCGCTCAGGATTCTGCCCGTGCCGAAGCCCGGCGACGGGCCACGATGCGGGCCGATTCGATCAAACAGGCTATTAAAGACCGAACGGATAGCATTAGGGCTGTTCGTAGTGCCAATCGACGGCCAACCGTCAACTGGCCAGACCGGCGTGCCACGCGTTTTTCAGAACGGCCATCCCGATCGCCCTTTATTCTGCGTGACCCAAAAGGTGTTTCGACCGACTTTCATTTTGACCCCGAGGGCAAAGTCAATATTGCAGAAAGGGTTCGTTCGGGCGTATCACTGTCAGGGCCTCCTACGCCAAACAGCGTACAGGGACGAACGAATATTGCCACACCGGGCAGTTCGACGGCTGTATTTCCGGATGCAGCTGCACCGAGTACTACGCCCCCAGGCACGATTTCACCCGGCATTCCTGTACCCGGTCTGGCACTCCCACCCTCGCAGTTTGGAATGCCATACCGACCCTCTGAGTCGGTTCCCCTATCGACCTATAACCAGCTTCAGAACCAGCGCGTCGGGCAAAACGTACTGCGTGAGTATAGCGCCCGAAGCGAAGGGCAAAGCGCGGTAACTGGCCGGGGGTTAATACCCAAATTAGAACTCCCTCCGGTTATTGATCGATTATTTGGGGGCAGCAACATCGATTTTAAACCCAATGGTTTCGTTACCCTCGATTTTGGCTACCTCTATCAATTTATCGATAACCCCGTACTGCCCATACGCCAGCGACGGAACGGCAATTTCCTCTTCAACGAGCAGATCAGTATCAATTTCAACGGTAAAATCGGTGAAAAACTGGGCGTATTAGCCAATTTTGATACAAAAGCGAGTTTCAATTTTGAGAATGCGTTAAAAGTAAACTATAAACCTGGTGGTGGATTACCAGCCTTCGGCACAGGCCAGGGCCTACCTAATCTACCTAATTTACCGACCACCCCAAACCTGCCGGGTGTTCCGGGAGCCAACGGGAGCTTACCCGGTTTTACGCCCCAGAACGAAAGCATTTTGCAGGGTCTGGAAGTTGGTAATATTAGCTGGGCCGTTAATAGTCAGCTGATTCCGGGGGTGCAGAACCTATTTGGGGTTAAATCGCAACTGCGTTTCGGCAAACTGAACGCAACCGTAGTGTTATCGCAGCAACGATCACGTAAGGCGGAAATCGTCTTACGGGGCGGCACTTCGAACCGGCCTTTTGAAATTCGGGCGGACCAATATGATGAAAACCGACACTTCTTCCTGTCGCAGTTTTTCCGGAATATTTACGAGCAATCACTTAAGTCGTTACCCCAGGTAACATCCGGTGTAAACGTTACCCGGATTGAAGTCTACGTCACGAACCGTACCAACACAACCGAATCGCTGCGGAATATTGTTGGCTTTCAGGATTTAGGGGAAGGCAATCCATACAATCAAACGAACGCCAATCTTCAGCCATTTTCACGCAATGCACGAACTCCTGCCGATAATGCAGCCAATGGATTATTTACCAAACTGACAGGAAATGCCAATGCGCCGTTCAGGCAGGTCGACCAAACCTCCGATCAACTTACCACTTCGTATGGTCTGGCCAAAGGAACGGATTATGACTTTCTGAGGGGCTCGAAACGCCTGACTGACCGTGAATACAAGCTTCAGGCCGACCTGGGTTACATTTCGCTGGTAACGCCACTGCGCAACGACGAAATTCTGGCGGTGGCTTATGAATACACCTATCAGGGACGTCGCTACAAAGTTGGTGAACTGACCGAAGACTATCAGTCCCGTAAAGATGACGAAGTGCTGGTTCTGAAATTGCTGAAATCGTCGACCATACGCAACAACCTCCAGTTGCCCATGTGGAACCTGATGATGAAGAACATTTACTCGCTCAACACGGCACAGATTGTTAGGCAGGGATTTCAGTTACGTATTATTTACAAAGATGATCTGACGGGTATCGATAACCCGAACCTTCAGGAAGGTCGCCTGACGCAGAACCGACCGCTTGTGCAGGTATTCGGTATGGATCGCCTAAACCAGCAACTAGACGCACAACCCGACGGCAATTTTGATTTTGTCGAAAATATTACGGTCGATAGTCGATACGGGAAGGTTATCTTTCCTGTGCTGGAACCCTTCGGCTCCTATCTGGAACGACAGTTTGGGGCTGATGAGGATGCACTAAAAGCGAAGTACGTTTTCAATCAACTCTACAAAACAACCCTGGCCGACGCGCAACAACAGGCTGATCGGAATAAATTTTTCCTGAAGGGATCTTTCCAGTCAGGCAGCGGTGCCGAGGTTCAATTGCCGTATGGTGTCAATGAACAGTCGATCACCGTAACGGCTGGTGGTGTACCACTCTCACCGGGTGCCGACTACGTTTTCGAGGCCCAGACCGGCCGCTTGCGTATCGTCAACGAAAGTGTCAGCAATTCGGGCCGCGAAATCCGGATCAGCTACGAACAACCCGACCTGTTCCAGAATCAGATCCGGTCGTTGATCGGTACTCACCTGGACTATACCATCAACCGCGACATAAGCCTTGGCTTTACGGCCATGCACATGAAAGAAACCCCCGCAGGTTATCTGACTCGGGTCGCGCTTGGTAATGAACCCGTCAACAACACCATTCTCGGACTAAGTGCCAATATTCGGAAAGATGTACCGGGTTTAACCCGGCTGCTGGATAAGCTACCGATGGTGCAAACGAAAGAATTGTCGACCATTCAGGTCAGCGGAGAAGTCGCTCAGTTGCTGCCCGGTACCAACCCCCGCGCCCGAAACGAAAGTTATCTGGACGATTTTGAGGCTGCCCGGACCATTTTTGACCTGACACGTCAGCCAACACGCTGGCGGCTGGGGGCAACTCCCCAACAGTTTCCGCAAGGTTCATTCCAGACTCCGCTGGAATCAGCCTATAACCGGGCCCGGATGTCGGTCTACTCCGTCGACCCGACTCTCTATACGCCCGGCTCGCAGGGTGTCGTATCGAATGTCGATCCGGATGAGGTCAAGAAAAACGTCTATGAACGGTATTTCCTACCGCAGGACTTGTTCCCCGGTCGGTCGGTTCGACCCGTCCAGCTACCCGAGAGTATTCTGGATGTATCGTATTTTCCGGCAGAACGGGGTATGTACAATTACAACCCCAACCTTGACCCGAACGGCCGATTACCCAATCCAAAGCAAAATTTCGGGGCTGTTACACGAGCGATTGCATCGGATATCGACTTCGATAATGCCAACATTGAAAACCTTACATTCTGGCTCATGGACCCCTTTGTTCAGGGCACTGCGGGGGTAGTACGGGGTAGTGGCGATCCTACCGTTCAGAATACGAACAACACAACCGGTGGTAAGCTGATCTTCAACATCGGCGACGTTTCGGAAGATGTCATTAAAGACAGTCGTTATGAGTTTGAGAACGGTTTCCCAATCGATTCAACGGTTAATTCACGCAATCCAGGAACGGAGCAAACTGCCTGGGGCCGCGCACCGAATCAACAGTTTGTCACAAACGCTTTCCAGAGCGGAGGTCGCGACAGGCAGGATATTGGTCTGGACGGTTTAGGGAATACAGCCGAAAAGACCCGTTTCCAGAGTTATTTAAATACGATCCGGACCAGAGTTACCAATCCAACGGCGCTTTCTGCCATTGAACAGGACCCGGCTGGTGATGACTTTAAATTCTACCTGGGCGAAGAAGCCGACCAGCAGAGATACATCGTAGCCCGGTATAAAAATTACATGGGCATGGAAAATAACTCGCCCGAAAATACGTCTACGAATCAGTTTTTAACTCCAGCGTCGTCGACATTACCCGACATTGAAGACCTCAACATCGACAATACGATCAACGATACCGAAGCTTATTATGAATATGAACTTGATCTGCGTCCGGGCAAACTGGCCGTTGGTCAGAATAAATATATTGTCGATCAGGTGACGGTTCAATCAGACAATGTGCCAGGAGGTTTTGTTACCTGGTATCAGTTCCGGATTCCGATTCGGGAGCCAACACGTAAAGTAGGGGGTATCAATGGCTTTAAATCCATGCGATTTATCCGGATGTACATGACGGATTTCGAACAGCCGGTTGTCATGCGGTTTGCGGAATTACAAATGGAAGCCAACCAATACCGTAAGTATACTGGAGACCTGAATCAGCGTGGTTTACAGGAAGTTCCAGAACCCTACGACGCCCAGTTTACTGTTTCGACGGTTAACATCGAGGAAAACAGCAGTACGCAGGCAGCTCAGCAGGGAGGAGAAAAATACATCTACACCGTTCCGCCGGGTTACGTTCGCGACCGCGATTATACACAGGTCAGTCAGGTCGAACTGAATGAACAGTCGATGCGCATGAGCGTAACCAACCTGCGCGACGGCGACTCGCGTGGTGCTTTCCGTAATACGAACATGGACTTGCTGTTCCGCGAACGGATCAAGATGTTCGTTCACATGCACAATCCCGATAAAGAAGACGGTCAGGTATCCGCTTTCGTTCGGTTAGGCACCGATTATACGGATAACTATTACGAAATCGAAATTCCGAATCTCATCCATACTCCGCCGAACCTCACGGGTGATGCGGCCACTGATGAAGCGTTACGCCTACAGGTCTGGCCCGAAGCCAACAACCTGGATCTGGCACTGGAGGAACTGATCAATTTGAAAGCGAGTCGCAACCGCGAGCTTACCCGCCGAACCTCACTGCCCTATAGCCTGATGTCGGCCGACGGGCATTATAGACTCACGGTAGTTGGAAATCCGGATTTGAGTGCAGTGCAGTCAGTCATGATCGGGATGCGAAACCCCAGGATAATTGGCGATGGGGAACGACCGAAGTCATTTACAATTTGGGTCGATGAGCTACGGGCATATGGCTATGATCAGCATGCCGGGATGGCTGCCATTGGGTTTGTGAACATGAAACTGGCCGATGTGGCAACCGTAACGGCTTCCGGCCGAATAACGACCTTTGGCTTTGGTGGTGTACAGACTCGTATCGGTGATCGTGCCCGCGAAACAACCTCGGAATTTGGTGTTTCATCGGCGATCTCACTGGACAAATTCCTGCCGCAAAACTGGGGATTCCGGATTCCGTTGTATGTCAATTACGATCACCGGAATGTAGATCCTCATTTTGACCCGCTAGACCCAGATACGCCCCTGGAAACGTCGCTGTCAACAAAAGCCGAAGGAAACGAGCGGAATAGCTATCGCCAGTTAGTGCAGGATAATACCACACGAAGGGGCTATAACTTCTCAAACGTTCGAAAGGTAAAGACCAGTCCAACTGCGAAATCACATTTCTACGATTTCGAGAACCTGTCGTTTACCTATGCTTATAACGACATGAAGCGGACCAACATCCTGACGCAGGAGTATCTGCAGCAGCAGACGCGTGGTGGTATTGCGTATACGTATAGTGGTCAGCCCAAAACGTTCGAGCCATTCCGGAATAAAGCCTCTTTCGATGCGCCTTACCTGCGCTGGCTGAAAGATTTTAACCTGACCCCATTGCCAACGCTCGTTTCGATTCGAACGGATATGGACAGGAGTTTCATTAAAACACAACTCCGCTCTTCGGACCTGACAACCAATGGTATAGCGCCACAATACGAAAAATATTTCCTGTTCAATCGGTATTATGATCTGACATGGAACCTGACTCGAAGTCTGGTACTAACGTATAAAGCGCAGGCTAATGCCATTATTGACGAACCGGCGGGCGACATAAATACGCAGGCCAAACGCGATTCCATTATTAATAGCATCAAACACCTGGGCCGGATGAAGAACTTTGTGCAGGACATCCGGGCTACCTATCGTTTACCGCTCGACAAAATTCCGCTACTCGACTGGATGTCTGCCGATGCTATTTATGGGGTTGGTTACCAGTTTCAGGCAAACTCATTTGGTGTTGCTGACTCGTCGGGCGTGCCGTTTGGAAACATCCTGCGTAACAATCGCGAACGGGGTGTTACGGGCCGTGTCGACTTGATTCGGCTTTACAACAAAATCCGTTACCTGCGTTTTGCCAATACGCCCTCCCCTATCCGCAAAAACTTCGCCCGTAACCCCGGTGATATTGAAGATATTGAGCGAAGTGAAAGTAAGGTCCTGAAAAACTTCACGCGGGCACTTTTAACCGTGCGGGGCATCAATTTCTCCTATACCATTCAGGAGTCTACGATTCTGCCGGGCTTTCTGCCTACACCCAGGTTCTTTGGTTTAAGTCGTGAAAATGCCCCCGGACTCGGGTTCGTTTTGGGCGGTCAGGATTACAACATTGCTTACAAAGCGGCCCAGAAAGGCTGGCTATCGCCGAGTACGGTGCAGAATACGGCTTTCCAACAGACAATTGCCAAAAATTTCAGCGCCCGAACTACCCTGGAACCATTCAAAGATTTCAGGATGCAGGTCGAATGGCGGCTAACGCGCTCGGACGCCTATCAGGAATATTACCGACCAGCCACGCAGGGTGGGCCTTTTGAGACGCAGTCACCTGTCCGAAACGGTCAGTTCAGTATGTCGTTCTGGTCATTCCGAACAGCATTTATCGGTCTGCGGAAAGATAATACGTCACCGATTTTCGATCGTTTTGAAGAATATCGCCAATATTTTCTCGACCGTCTGACGAACCTCAATAAAGAAGGTGTTGGCCAGTATACAAAGACATCGCAGGACGTGTTGATTCCGGCTTTCTTTGCTGCCTATAGCGGACAACCGAAAGAGAAGGCGCAACTGTCACCCTTCTATAGTTTCCCACTGCCCAACTGGCGAATCGATTATAATGGCCTGTCAGGGCTGGATTTTATTCGAAAGAAATTCAGCGCTTTTACGATTACCCATAGCTATTCATCAAACTACAGCGTCGGCAATTTCATTTCCAATCTCGAATATGGGGCTGCCTACGTAAACCTGGCTGTGCAGAACTTTTCACCGGCGGCCATCGTAAATCAGTTGAATCAGTATGTGCCTGTGGTTGCCATGAGTACGATCACCATGTCGGAGAAATTTGCGCCAATGCTTGGGGTTCAATTCCAGACAAAAAGCCGCGTTACTGGCCGACTGGAATACAACCAAAGTCGTGATATTGCGCTGAGCCTGTCGAACTCGCAGGTAGCCGAATTGAGCAATAAAGACCTGACGGCTTCGATTGGCTTTACTCGTCAGAATGTGCGGATTCCGTTCCGCATCAATGGTGCCTATAAACGGCTCAAAAACGACCTGACTTTTTCCTGCAATGTAACGTTCCGGGATACCCGCTCCATCCAACGGAAGCTGGACGCCGAACAGATAATTACGGCTGGAAACGTAAACTTCCAGTTACGTCCGCAGATCAGCTATATCGTAAATCGCCGGTTAAACTTCAATTTCTATTTCGACCGGACGTTCAATGATCCGCTGGTGTCGAACTCGTTCCGGCGGGCAACCACGGCGGGTGGCATTCAGGTGAAGTTCAATCTGGCCGAATAA
- a CDS encoding aldo/keto reductase — protein MNYNFLGNTGVQVSEICLGTMTFGGDGHWQAIGELQQDSVNEIIKTAVDEGINFIDTANVYSFGKSESLLGEALKSLGLSRSELVIATKVRGRMGEGKNQVGLGRLQIIQQLDDSLKRLQTDYVDLYQIHGFDSSTPLEETMRGLEDVVRSGKVRYIGCSNLAAWQIMKANGIADKYGWSKFVSTQNYYSIAGRDLENEIVPLVQDQQMAILPWSPLAGGFLSGKYTRDNKPADGSRRLSFDFPPIDQEKAYDIIEVMQRIGEDHGVSVARIALAWVLAKPGVTSVIIGAKNTDQLIDNIKAADLSLTTEQLEQLDEVSARPKPYPQWMIERQGRDRLAPASFSPTQSTMVK, from the coding sequence ATGAACTACAATTTTCTCGGTAACACCGGAGTCCAGGTGTCCGAAATCTGTCTGGGTACCATGACCTTTGGTGGTGATGGCCATTGGCAGGCAATTGGTGAACTCCAGCAGGATAGTGTCAATGAGATTATCAAAACCGCTGTCGATGAAGGTATTAATTTCATCGATACCGCCAACGTTTATTCATTCGGAAAGTCAGAGTCGCTTTTAGGCGAGGCTCTCAAAAGCCTGGGATTATCGCGAAGTGAGCTCGTTATTGCAACCAAAGTTCGGGGGCGAATGGGCGAGGGCAAAAACCAGGTTGGGCTGGGCCGTTTACAAATCATTCAGCAACTGGACGACAGTCTGAAGCGGTTACAGACAGACTATGTCGATTTGTACCAGATTCATGGTTTCGATTCGTCAACACCATTGGAAGAGACCATGCGTGGACTGGAAGATGTAGTGCGCAGTGGTAAAGTTCGCTACATTGGCTGTTCAAATCTGGCTGCCTGGCAAATCATGAAAGCAAATGGTATTGCCGACAAGTATGGCTGGAGTAAATTTGTTTCAACCCAGAATTATTACTCCATTGCCGGTCGCGATCTCGAAAACGAAATCGTACCACTGGTGCAGGATCAACAGATGGCCATCTTGCCCTGGAGCCCATTGGCCGGTGGTTTCCTTTCGGGTAAATACACGCGTGATAATAAGCCCGCCGATGGGTCACGTCGTCTTAGTTTCGATTTCCCGCCCATCGATCAGGAAAAAGCCTACGATATTATCGAAGTCATGCAACGCATTGGCGAAGATCATGGCGTATCGGTAGCGCGTATTGCCCTGGCCTGGGTTCTGGCTAAACCGGGCGTAACGAGCGTGATTATTGGTGCTAAAAATACGGATCAACTAATCGACAATATTAAAGCGGCTGATCTCAGTCTGACCACCGAGCAGTTGGAACAACTCGATGAAGTTAGTGCCCGGCCCAAGCCATATCCTCAATGGATGATTGAGCGTCAGGGCCGCGACAGGCTGGCTCCCGCTAGTTTTTCGCCTACCCAGTCGACGATGGTCAAGTGA
- the gcvH gene encoding glycine cleavage system protein GcvH: protein MNFPAELSYTEDHEWIRIEADGTALIGITDFAQHELGDIVYVDVTTVGQSLAKGDVFGSVEAVKTVSDLFLPIEGEVLELNPAIEKSPELLNSDPYGEGWIIRVKPVDINQNDGLLKADAYQELVGA from the coding sequence ATGAATTTTCCTGCAGAACTGAGTTATACGGAGGATCACGAGTGGATTCGGATAGAAGCTGATGGCACAGCCTTAATCGGCATTACGGACTTCGCGCAGCATGAACTGGGCGACATCGTCTATGTAGACGTTACTACCGTTGGGCAATCGCTCGCGAAAGGTGACGTTTTCGGTTCGGTTGAAGCGGTTAAAACCGTATCTGACCTCTTTTTGCCAATTGAAGGTGAAGTATTGGAGCTAAACCCAGCGATCGAAAAGTCACCCGAATTACTGAATAGCGACCCCTATGGCGAAGGCTGGATCATTCGTGTGAAACCAGTCGACATCAATCAGAACGACGGATTGCTAAAGGCGGATGCCTATCAGGAATTGGTTGGTGCCTGA